A section of the Anabaena cylindrica PCC 7122 genome encodes:
- a CDS encoding restriction endonuclease, whose product MTTDAEYQARITTYNWDDLIKLWSEIKTKKTSNFWDAGKALEYLILRAFQLDGADIAWPETVKIQGKIVEQIDGVVYADSLACLIECKDTSEEVNIEPIAKLRNQLLRRPATAIGSVFSRSGFTEATVTLTGFVAPQTILLWGGEEIEYSLKNKSICKFLIKKYRVCVHKGIPNYDIII is encoded by the coding sequence ATGACCACAGATGCAGAATATCAAGCAAGAATTACTACTTATAACTGGGATGATTTAATCAAATTATGGTCAGAAATTAAAACAAAAAAGACCTCAAATTTTTGGGATGCAGGTAAAGCATTAGAATATTTGATATTACGTGCATTTCAACTTGATGGTGCTGACATAGCTTGGCCAGAAACCGTTAAAATTCAAGGTAAAATAGTAGAACAAATTGATGGCGTAGTCTATGCAGATAGCCTAGCTTGTCTGATAGAATGTAAAGATACCAGCGAGGAAGTTAATATTGAACCCATAGCCAAACTCAGAAATCAATTATTGCGAAGACCAGCAACAGCTATTGGTAGTGTTTTTAGTCGTAGTGGATTTACAGAAGCTACAGTAACATTAACTGGATTTGTAGCACCTCAAACCATTCTATTGTGGGGAGGAGAAGAAATTGAATATTCATTAAAAAATAAATCTATATGTAAATTTCTCATCAAAAAATATCGCGTTTGTGTTCATAAAGGTATACCCAATTACGACATTATAATTTAA
- a CDS encoding type II toxin-antitoxin system RelE family toxin, producing MTPQPLTADLSDFYKLRVGDYRVIYEFDAEKRIIFIDRVGHQREIYN from the coding sequence ATTACACCCCAACCCCTCACTGCTGACTTATCAGATTTTTATAAACTGAGAGTTGGAGATTATCGAGTAATTTATGAATTTGACGCAGAAAAAAGAATTATTTTTATTGATAGAGTTGGACACCAAAGAGAGATTTATAACTGA
- a CDS encoding type II toxin-antitoxin system VapC family toxin yields the protein MIYLLDTDTCIYWIKNINFVRDKIQQIGWEQISICNITVAELYFGAYNSQKVAENLTRAEKFIQDIEVIHLDNNAVKKFGELKAELRKTGQPVADFDLLIASIAITRNYILVTNNTRHYSRISELKLENWISA from the coding sequence ATGATTTATTTATTAGATACTGACACCTGCATTTACTGGATTAAAAATATTAATTTCGTCAGAGATAAAATTCAACAAATAGGATGGGAGCAAATTTCTATTTGCAACATCACCGTTGCTGAATTGTATTTTGGTGCTTACAATTCTCAAAAAGTAGCAGAAAATTTAACTCGTGCAGAAAAATTCATTCAAGATATTGAAGTTATACATTTAGATAATAATGCTGTCAAAAAGTTTGGAGAATTAAAAGCAGAACTTAGAAAAACAGGACAACCAGTAGCAGATTTCGATTTATTAATTGCTAGTATTGCAATAACTAGAAACTATATTTTAGTAACTAACAACACTCGTCATTATAGCCGAATTTCCGAGCTAAAATTAGAAAACTGGATTTCAGCTTAA
- a CDS encoding HAD family hydrolase — MLRLITDFDGPIMDVSERYYRVYQLCLQETRYPDQAVTELSKAEFWELKRSHTAEKYIALKSGLDEQQSQKFTQIRKQTVHTEPYFQYDSLVPGAIEALTKVQQAGIDLVVMTMRRVKELDYAINKYDLSKFFPENRRYCLSNDYVKTRDIEDKPLLMARALAELPPAADTWMVGDTEADITAAKTHGIKVIGVESGIRDRTQLELYQPDLIVKDLSATLNIIKK; from the coding sequence ATGCTGAGATTAATTACTGATTTTGATGGCCCAATTATGGATGTTTCCGAGAGGTACTATCGTGTTTATCAATTATGTTTGCAGGAAACGCGATATCCTGATCAAGCGGTGACGGAGCTTTCTAAAGCAGAATTTTGGGAACTCAAGCGATCGCACACAGCCGAAAAATATATTGCCTTAAAATCTGGTTTAGATGAACAACAGTCCCAAAAATTTACCCAAATCCGCAAACAAACAGTACATACAGAGCCTTATTTTCAGTATGATAGCCTCGTCCCTGGTGCAATAGAAGCCCTTACCAAAGTTCAACAAGCAGGGATTGATTTGGTTGTGATGACCATGCGCCGAGTGAAGGAACTGGACTATGCTATTAATAAATACGATTTAAGCAAGTTTTTCCCAGAAAATCGCCGTTATTGCCTCAGTAACGACTATGTGAAAACCCGCGACATTGAAGATAAACCCCTGTTAATGGCTAGAGCTTTAGCAGAACTTCCCCCCGCTGCTGATACTTGGATGGTGGGGGATACAGAAGCAGATATCACCGCAGCGAAGACACATGGCATTAAGGTAATAGGTGTAGAAAGTGGAATCCGCGATCGTACCCAACTAGAACTTTACCAACCGGACTTAATTGTTAAAGATTTGAGCGCCACTTTAAACATTATCAAAAAGTAA